In a single window of the Toxoplasma gondii ME49 unplaced genomic scaffold asmbl.29, whole genome shotgun sequence genome:
- a CDS encoding apocytochrome b, putative (encoded by transcript TGME49_322210~Predicted trans-membrane domain (TMHMM2.0):20-43:74-97:103-126:135-158:164-187:210-233), whose amino-acid sequence MSLFRAHLVFYRCALNLNSSYNFGFLVAMTFVLQIITGITLAFRYTSEASCAFASVQHLVREVAAGWEFRMLHATTASFVFLCILIHMTRGLYNWSYSYLTTAWMSGLVLYLLTIATAFLGYVLPWGQMSFWGATVITNLLSPIPYLVPWLLGGYYVSDVTLKRFFVLHFILPFIGCIIIVLHIFYLHLNGSSNPAGIDTALKVAFYPHMLMTDAKCLSYLIGLIFLQAAFGLMELSHPDNSIPVNRFVTPLHIVPEWYF is encoded by the coding sequence ATGAGTCTATTCCGGGCACACCTTGTCTTTTATCGGTGTGCTCTAAATCTAAATTCATCTTATAATTTTGGTTTCTTAGTTGCAATGACCTTTGTACTCCAAATAATTACAGGTATCACTCTAGCGTTTAGATATACTTCTGAAGCATCTTGTGCATTTGCTAGCGTTCAACATCTAGTTAGAGAAGTAGCAGCAGGATGGGAATTTAGGATGTTGCATGCTACAACAGCCTCTTTTGTATTCTTGTGTATTTTAATTCACATGACTCGAGGATTGTATAACTGGAGTTATAGTTATTTAACTACCGCTTGGATGTCTGGTTTAGTTTTATATTTACTTACTATAgccactgccttcctcggaTATGTACTACCATGGGGACAAATGAGTTTCTGGGGTGCTACAGTCATTACaaacctcctttctccaatACCATATTTGGTACCTTGGCTACTTGGAGGTTACTACGTATCTGATGTAACATTAAAACGATTCTTTGTATTACATTTTATCTTGCCTTTTATTGGTTGTATTATAATAGTTTTACATATCTTCTATTTACATTTAAATGGTTCTAGCAATCCTGCAGGTATTGATACCGCGCTTAAAGTTGCCTTTTATCCTCATATGTTAATGACAGATGCTAAATGTCTATCCTATTTAATTGGATTAATCTTCTTACAAGCGGCTTTTGGTTTGATGGAACTATCACATCCAGATAACTCAATACCAGTCAACCGGTTCGTAACACCACTTCATATCGTA